One part of the Micrococcus sp. 2A genome encodes these proteins:
- a CDS encoding shikimate dehydrogenase — MSAAPAPPGVRLRAGVLGRPIAHSLSPTLHGAAYAALGLPVVYDRHDLGPDGLPAFVRDRLGRASGATGSGVADPGEDWLGVSVTMPLKAAVVSEADVLTDRVRLLGVANTLVRDHPDHPGALLAHNTDVDGVVGALRTAGLDPAARGGAMGVLGNGGTAAAAVLAAWQLGADAVAFGVREPSRAAEVADLAAGLGLRVEVMAQAELLALAPDLRALVATLPPRAADPLAPCLPEGGALPPLLDAAYDPWPSALAHAWSGHGGAVVSGVAMLLHQGVEQVRLFTARPRREAGAPEPDWAAVTAAAARALGVAGA; from the coding sequence GTGAGCGCCGCCCCGGCGCCCCCGGGGGTCCGCCTGCGCGCCGGCGTGTTGGGCCGCCCGATCGCGCACTCGCTCTCCCCGACGCTGCACGGGGCCGCCTACGCGGCCCTCGGCCTGCCCGTGGTCTACGACCGCCACGACCTCGGCCCGGACGGGCTGCCCGCCTTCGTGCGGGACCGCCTCGGGAGGGCCTCCGGGGCGACGGGATCCGGCGTCGCCGACCCCGGGGAGGACTGGCTGGGCGTCTCCGTCACCATGCCGCTCAAGGCGGCGGTGGTCTCCGAGGCCGACGTCCTGACGGACCGGGTGCGCCTGCTGGGCGTGGCGAACACGCTCGTGCGCGACCACCCGGACCATCCGGGCGCCCTGCTGGCCCACAACACGGACGTCGACGGCGTGGTCGGTGCCCTGCGCACCGCTGGGCTGGACCCCGCCGCACGCGGCGGTGCCATGGGTGTGCTCGGCAACGGCGGCACCGCGGCCGCCGCGGTGCTGGCCGCGTGGCAGCTCGGCGCCGACGCCGTCGCGTTCGGCGTCCGGGAGCCGTCCCGCGCCGCGGAGGTCGCAGACCTCGCGGCCGGGCTCGGGCTCCGGGTGGAGGTCATGGCACAGGCCGAGCTCCTGGCCCTGGCCCCGGACCTGCGCGCGCTCGTCGCCACCCTGCCGCCCCGCGCCGCCGACCCCCTCGCCCCGTGCCTCCCCGAGGGCGGGGCGCTGCCGCCCCTGCTGGACGCCGCGTACGACCCGTGGCCCTCCGCCCTCGCCCACGCGTGGTCCGGCCACGGAGGGGCGGTCGTGTCCGGCGTCGCGATGCTGCTGCACCAGGGCGTGGAGCAGGTGCGCCTCTTCACCGCTCGGCCCCGCCGGGAGGCCGGTGCGCCGGAGCCGGACTGGGCCGCGGTGACGGCCGCGGCCGCCCGGGCACTCGGCGTGGCCGGGGCCTGA
- a CDS encoding endolytic transglycosylase MltG, protein MNETRRGYDHDPEDDDLDVFGFVEHEDLTADLSDAEEPGEPEPAPAPPPVRGGALAGTLGRLRAGRSPRRAGAVDRGRGSRAAGPSVVGGTARRPVMTGSARAAGTGRGDRRRRGRVVLLAVAAALVVVAALALRSMLAGADHAEASGEEVTFTVRPGESLQSVAERLDEKGIVGSASALRREAEESGERPIGAGDFVLRERMPAADALAVLQGRDQGAVHYVLVNRGQWLTETLDALVESTGHSREEFDAAASDPQRYGVPEGADSLEGWLDPGEYRISVDSTPEQILDRLVRPRLEFLDEQGVSDADERMRVVTLASLLEAEALPRDYARVAGIIENRLAPDNTETHGLLQIDSAVNYGLGARSLQFTKAQRADESNPYNTYQHRGLPPGPIGMPSDAAVEAAVHPEPSEDYYWVTTDIATGHTEFSKTYEEHRAHQREFQKYCASNPDVCG, encoded by the coding sequence GTGAACGAGACACGCCGGGGCTACGACCACGACCCGGAGGACGACGACCTCGACGTGTTCGGCTTCGTGGAGCACGAGGACCTCACCGCGGACCTCTCGGACGCCGAGGAGCCCGGCGAGCCGGAGCCCGCGCCCGCCCCGCCGCCGGTCCGCGGGGGCGCCCTCGCGGGCACGCTGGGACGGCTGCGCGCCGGACGCTCCCCGCGCCGGGCTGGAGCCGTGGATCGCGGGCGGGGGTCGCGCGCCGCGGGCCCCTCCGTCGTCGGCGGCACCGCACGGCGCCCCGTCATGACCGGCTCGGCCCGCGCGGCCGGCACGGGACGGGGGGACCGGCGGCGCCGCGGCCGGGTGGTCCTGCTCGCCGTGGCGGCGGCCCTCGTGGTCGTGGCCGCACTGGCGCTGCGCTCCATGCTCGCCGGGGCGGACCACGCCGAGGCCTCGGGCGAGGAGGTCACGTTCACCGTCCGCCCGGGGGAGTCCCTGCAGTCCGTGGCGGAGCGCCTGGACGAGAAGGGCATCGTCGGCTCGGCCTCGGCGCTGCGGCGCGAGGCCGAGGAGTCGGGCGAACGGCCCATCGGTGCCGGCGACTTCGTGCTGCGCGAGCGCATGCCCGCCGCCGACGCCCTCGCCGTGCTGCAGGGCCGGGACCAGGGCGCCGTGCACTACGTGCTCGTCAACCGCGGCCAGTGGCTCACAGAGACGCTGGACGCCCTCGTGGAGTCCACGGGCCACTCCCGCGAGGAGTTCGACGCCGCGGCCAGCGATCCGCAGCGGTACGGCGTCCCCGAGGGGGCCGACTCGCTCGAGGGGTGGCTCGACCCGGGGGAGTACCGGATCTCCGTGGACTCGACCCCGGAGCAGATCCTGGACAGGCTCGTGCGCCCGCGCCTCGAGTTCCTCGACGAGCAGGGGGTGAGCGACGCCGACGAGCGGATGCGCGTGGTCACCCTGGCCTCCCTCCTCGAGGCCGAGGCCCTGCCACGGGACTACGCGCGGGTCGCGGGCATCATCGAGAACCGGCTCGCGCCGGACAACACGGAGACCCACGGCCTGCTGCAGATCGACTCGGCCGTCAACTACGGGCTTGGGGCGCGCAGCCTCCAGTTCACCAAGGCCCAGCGCGCCGACGAGTCCAACCCCTACAACACCTACCAGCACCGGGGCCTGCCGCCGGGGCCGATCGGCATGCCCTCCGACGCCGCGGTGGAGGCCGCCGTGCACCCCGAGCCGTCCGAGGACTACTACTGGGTGACCACCGACATCGCCACGGGGCACACCGAGTTCTCGAAGACGTACGAGGAGCACCGCGCCCACCAGCGCGAGTTCCAGAAGTACTGCGCCTCCAACCCGGACGTGTGCGGGTGA